The Sphingomonas sp. IW22 genome window below encodes:
- the tnpB gene encoding IS66 family insertion sequence element accessory protein TnpB (TnpB, as the term is used for proteins encoded by IS66 family insertion elements, is considered an accessory protein, since TnpC, encoded by a neighboring gene, is a DDE family transposase.) — MSPVPVPLPTRVFLACGVTDMRKGFDGLAVLVQQVLAQNPHSGGLFAFRGKRGHLVKLLWFDGQGLCLFSKRLDRGRFVWPVTATGTVTLTPAQLSMLLEGIDWRRPERTFTPTLAG, encoded by the coding sequence ATGAGCCCGGTGCCAGTGCCGTTGCCGACGCGGGTGTTCCTGGCGTGCGGCGTGACCGACATGCGCAAGGGGTTCGATGGCTTGGCGGTGCTGGTGCAGCAGGTGCTGGCGCAGAACCCGCATTCGGGTGGCTTGTTCGCGTTCCGTGGCAAGCGGGGGCATCTGGTCAAGCTGCTGTGGTTCGACGGCCAGGGGCTTTGCCTGTTTTCCAAGAGGCTCGACCGTGGCCGTTTCGTCTGGCCAGTGACAGCGACCGGCACGGTGACGCTGACGCCAGCGCAATTGTCGATGCTGCTGGAAGGCATCGACTGGCGGCGCCCCGAGCGGACGTTCACGCCGACGCTGGCAGGGTAG
- a CDS encoding nuclear transport factor 2 family protein, protein MSTCVKMIIAVSIALPAAAWAQSDARTTDTRAVAAALSQYKDAIEKLDAAGTEQLFTTDARVFETGASEGSYATYLAHHLGPELKQFKSFRFSDYKVDVRFEGSVALATETYRYRIEPKTGEAVERLGVATSVLKKMNGRWKIVSMHNSARKLKGT, encoded by the coding sequence ATGAGCACCTGCGTGAAGATGATTATAGCGGTGTCGATCGCTCTTCCTGCCGCAGCGTGGGCGCAGTCAGACGCCCGCACCACTGACACACGTGCCGTGGCGGCGGCGCTGTCACAGTATAAGGACGCGATCGAAAAGCTTGACGCTGCTGGAACCGAGCAACTGTTCACGACCGACGCGCGGGTTTTCGAGACAGGAGCATCTGAGGGCAGCTACGCCACCTACCTGGCTCATCATCTCGGTCCCGAGCTGAAGCAGTTCAAATCGTTCCGCTTCTCCGACTACAAGGTTGACGTCCGCTTCGAAGGGTCGGTTGCCCTTGCGACCGAGACCTACCGTTACCGGATCGAGCCAAAAACCGGTGAGGCCGTCGAACGACTCGGCGTCGCCACAAGCGTGCTTAAGAAGATGAACGGACGATGGAAGATCGTGTCCATGCACAACAGCGCTCGGAAACTGAAGGGCACCTAA
- a CDS encoding RNA polymerase sigma factor, with protein MAMNHCLKWVASTPCGNLSLAVPIGREAEAVPGDRNAIEDAVANRQELDRATRAIAVLPTTLKESLVLRTIEGISQVETALILDISEKAAETRLYRARQRAASLS; from the coding sequence ATGGCGATGAACCATTGCCTTAAATGGGTGGCCAGCACGCCGTGCGGCAATTTGTCATTGGCGGTGCCAATTGGCAGGGAGGCCGAGGCTGTCCCGGGAGACCGAAACGCGATTGAAGACGCCGTAGCCAATCGACAGGAACTGGACCGGGCGACACGTGCCATCGCCGTGTTGCCAACGACCTTGAAGGAATCGCTGGTCCTCCGGACTATCGAGGGCATCAGCCAAGTCGAAACCGCACTGATACTCGACATAAGCGAGAAGGCGGCCGAAACGCGTCTCTATCGCGCCCGCCAACGGGCAGCATCGCTGTCGTAA
- a CDS encoding DUF305 domain-containing protein, translated as MMKNAYVSLAVQTVVSGIIMYFVMFVMIDSLGSFYNNLNMFYMTLMMVAPMVVAMILAMRHMFPSRAANSALIIGSIAVFLGSYALIRTQTTIGDRAFTRSMIPHHSGAILMCQEASLRDPELKALCGEIIKGQRREIDQMKAILPRL; from the coding sequence ATGATGAAGAACGCATATGTGAGCTTGGCGGTGCAGACCGTCGTCAGCGGCATCATCATGTATTTCGTTATGTTCGTGATGATCGACAGTTTAGGCAGCTTCTACAACAACCTGAATATGTTCTATATGACGCTGATGATGGTCGCGCCGATGGTAGTCGCGATGATCCTCGCCATGCGCCATATGTTTCCTTCCAGGGCGGCGAACAGCGCACTAATTATCGGCTCGATCGCGGTCTTCCTCGGCAGCTACGCGCTGATCCGGACGCAGACGACGATCGGAGACCGGGCGTTCACGCGGTCGATGATTCCGCATCACTCGGGCGCGATCCTGATGTGCCAAGAGGCGTCGCTCCGTGATCCCGAGTTGAAAGCGCTATGCGGCGAAATCATCAAGGGGCAGCGCCGCGAGATCGATCAGATGAAGGCCATTCTTCCCCGGCTTTGA
- a CDS encoding transposase: protein MTGRMEVVGRVSGRRRWSDTEKLEILAEAFRPGGRVCDVIAHREVSSSLIYTWRKQLREGKLAGAMPSLPVFAEVQVAELTPPAPQPAPYPSGLIQIELPGGVRVSVDAGVDADVLARVLSVLR from the coding sequence ATGACTGGTCGGATGGAGGTGGTTGGCCGGGTGTCAGGCCGGCGCCGATGGTCGGACACGGAGAAGCTGGAGATCCTGGCGGAGGCGTTCCGACCGGGGGGTCGGGTCTGCGATGTCATCGCGCATCGCGAGGTATCGAGCAGCCTGATCTACACGTGGCGCAAGCAGCTGCGCGAAGGCAAGTTGGCCGGGGCGATGCCGTCGCTGCCGGTATTTGCCGAGGTACAGGTGGCGGAACTGACGCCGCCAGCGCCACAGCCGGCGCCATATCCATCGGGGCTCATCCAGATCGAGTTGCCGGGCGGCGTGCGGGTGAGTGTCGACGCAGGCGTGGATGCAGATGTGCTTGCACGGGTTTTGTCGGTGCTGCGATGA
- the traA gene encoding Ti-type conjugative transfer relaxase TraA produces MLAMRDVGPEGFGKKNRGWNSTELLKDWREAWSAHVNERMAELGLEGRIDHRSYEAQGIALEPQHKIGPAASRRPEQGLEAERIEDHARIARDNGEKIIANPSIALDAITRQQATFTTRDLAVFAFRHSDGKEQFDQVMTAVRASPELVALGKDGRDQERFTSRDMIAVEARLERSAGALAARDGHGIADRQRDAAIGAAQGRGLVLSAEQRDALDHITGRKGLASVVGYAGSGKSAMLGVAREAWERQGYQVRGAALSGIAAENLEGGSGIQSRTLASLEHAWGQGREQLGPRDVLVVDEAGMIGSRQMERVLSQARDAGAKVVMIGDPEQLQAIEAGAAFRSVTERHGAAEITEIRRQREDWQRDATRALATGRTGEAIHAYDGKGMVHAADTREQARGELVDGWDRQRQAEPGKSRIILTHTNAEVRELNEEARGRLRATGDLGDDVTFSADRGTRAFARGDRLMFLRNERSLGVKNGTLGTIEQVSAEGMKVRLDSGARVAFDAKDYAAVDHGYAATFHKAQGVTVDHAHVLATPGMDRHSAYVGMSRHRDDVQLHYGRDDFADQRQLVRALSRDRGKDMAGDYARPEQDQARAFADRREIRFPELAREIVAKVRDKARGMFAGFRPKPATEKATSPERVAADRPPASSQARAIERYGRAAADIGRMRDKGLPVLAHQEQALAKAGDALDQVRPLGSRDLASAIERDPRLARDAAEGNTGGAVKAMETERQVRIDPEKRADRFVEQWQGMKEARASMERAGDRAGADKLGKRMENMAGGLHRDPQLESVLRARASELALRMERGRSIGQELAQSVGQGRDRDRGMSR; encoded by the coding sequence ATGCTGGCGATGCGCGATGTGGGGCCGGAGGGGTTCGGGAAGAAAAACCGGGGCTGGAACAGCACCGAGCTGTTGAAGGACTGGCGCGAGGCGTGGAGCGCGCACGTCAACGAGCGCATGGCCGAGCTGGGGCTTGAAGGGCGGATCGACCATCGCTCCTATGAGGCGCAGGGGATCGCGCTGGAGCCGCAGCACAAGATCGGCCCGGCAGCATCGCGCAGACCGGAGCAGGGGCTTGAGGCCGAGCGGATCGAGGATCACGCGCGCATCGCCCGCGACAATGGCGAGAAGATCATCGCCAACCCGTCGATCGCGCTGGACGCGATCACCCGGCAGCAGGCGACGTTCACCACCCGCGACCTGGCCGTGTTCGCGTTCCGGCACAGCGACGGCAAGGAGCAGTTCGACCAGGTGATGACCGCGGTGCGCGCCAGCCCCGAGCTGGTCGCGTTGGGGAAGGACGGACGCGACCAGGAGCGGTTCACGTCGCGCGACATGATCGCGGTGGAGGCCCGGCTCGAGCGCAGCGCCGGCGCGCTGGCGGCGCGCGACGGTCACGGCATCGCCGATCGCCAGCGTGACGCCGCGATCGGCGCGGCCCAGGGCAGGGGGCTCGTCTTGTCGGCCGAGCAGCGCGACGCCCTCGACCATATCACCGGCCGCAAGGGGCTGGCGTCGGTCGTCGGCTACGCCGGCAGCGGCAAATCCGCGATGTTGGGCGTCGCGCGCGAGGCTTGGGAGCGGCAGGGCTACCAGGTGCGCGGTGCGGCCTTGTCGGGGATCGCGGCCGAGAACCTTGAGGGCGGGTCCGGCATCCAGTCCCGCACCCTCGCCAGCCTTGAGCACGCATGGGGGCAGGGGCGCGAGCAGCTAGGCCCGCGTGACGTGCTGGTGGTGGACGAGGCGGGCATGATCGGCTCGCGCCAGATGGAGCGGGTGTTGAGCCAGGCGCGTGACGCCGGGGCCAAGGTCGTGATGATCGGCGACCCCGAGCAGTTACAGGCGATCGAGGCGGGCGCGGCGTTCCGCAGCGTCACCGAGCGGCACGGCGCGGCCGAGATCACCGAGATTCGCCGGCAGCGCGAGGATTGGCAGCGCGACGCCACCCGCGCGCTGGCGACCGGGCGCACCGGCGAGGCGATCCACGCCTATGACGGCAAGGGCATGGTCCACGCGGCCGACACGCGCGAGCAGGCGCGGGGCGAGCTGGTCGATGGCTGGGATCGGCAGCGCCAGGCCGAACCGGGCAAATCCCGCATCATCCTCACCCACACCAACGCCGAGGTCCGCGAGCTGAACGAGGAAGCGCGCGGCCGACTTCGCGCGACCGGCGACCTTGGCGACGACGTGACGTTCAGCGCCGACCGGGGGACGCGCGCGTTCGCGCGCGGCGACCGCCTGATGTTCCTGCGGAACGAGCGGTCGCTAGGGGTGAAGAACGGCACGCTTGGCACGATCGAGCAGGTATCGGCCGAGGGGATGAAGGTTCGGCTCGACAGCGGCGCGCGGGTCGCGTTCGACGCAAAGGACTATGCCGCGGTCGATCACGGCTACGCCGCCACTTTCCATAAGGCGCAGGGCGTGACCGTCGATCACGCCCACGTCCTCGCCACCCCCGGCATGGACCGCCACAGCGCCTATGTCGGCATGTCGCGGCATCGTGATGACGTGCAGCTCCATTACGGGCGCGACGACTTCGCCGACCAGCGTCAGCTCGTCCGCGCCCTGTCGCGTGATCGGGGCAAGGACATGGCGGGCGACTATGCGCGCCCGGAACAGGACCAGGCCCGCGCGTTCGCCGATCGGCGCGAGATCCGGTTCCCGGAACTCGCGCGTGAAATAGTGGCGAAGGTCCGCGACAAGGCGCGGGGCATGTTCGCGGGGTTCCGGCCGAAGCCGGCGACCGAGAAAGCGACGTCGCCGGAGCGTGTCGCGGCCGATCGGCCGCCGGCATCCTCGCAGGCCCGCGCGATCGAGCGCTATGGGCGCGCCGCAGCGGATATAGGCCGGATGCGGGACAAGGGGTTGCCGGTGCTGGCGCACCAGGAACAGGCGCTGGCGAAGGCTGGCGACGCGCTCGACCAGGTGCGACCGCTTGGGAGCCGCGACCTTGCCAGCGCGATCGAGCGCGACCCCCGACTCGCGCGCGACGCGGCCGAGGGGAATACGGGCGGCGCGGTGAAGGCGATGGAGACGGAGCGCCAGGTCCGCATCGACCCGGAGAAGCGCGCGGACCGGTTCGTGGAGCAGTGGCAGGGCATGAAGGAGGCGCGCGCCAGCATGGAGCGTGCCGGCGACCGTGCGGGCGCTGATAAGTTGGGCAAGCGCATGGAGAACATGGCGGGCGGATTGCATCGCGATCCGCAGCTCGAATCCGTGTTGCGCGCCCGCGCGTCCGAGCTGGCGTTGCGCATGGAGCGGGGCCGGTCGATCGGGCAGGAGCTCGCGCAGTCGGTCGGACAAGGCCGCGACCGCGATCGTGGCATGAGCCGGTAA
- a CDS encoding acyltransferase family protein, which produces MGDTTDARRGDGFSTKSGQDMERGDQKSGQGAFAVMDAMRCVLAVVVAFAHAWYLLIEDYCGQASVAASAGYFLAGYAHASVILFFVLSGFWIARSIDRRIGDWHWSSYLIDRLARLLVVLVPALVIGGALDAVGLYALESSTHLGTTETYVLRKDVVGALEWHVLLGNILFLQGIVVAPFGTNGPLWSLAYEFWFYIWFPAIVVSWRQRRPSIFLIFISLAWITPFMLIGFACWLCGAALHGMTKTHLTDFPRSPIGRTWLIIASSILPAILIVVRVVGLEGLELALAGAFALFLYILLRANPPTPRWLRPFAGYGAKASFSLYAMHFPIMAFAAALLVGSERLPPTAGNIALVGATLALAVFACGLFATLTERHTARVRTFFYAKLLTVQKACAGRLVS; this is translated from the coding sequence ATGGGGGATACAACGGATGCGCGCCGCGGAGACGGCTTTTCGACCAAATCTGGGCAAGACATGGAGCGCGGCGACCAGAAGTCGGGTCAGGGCGCTTTTGCGGTTATGGATGCCATGCGCTGTGTCCTGGCAGTCGTAGTCGCGTTCGCACATGCTTGGTATCTCCTCATCGAAGATTATTGCGGGCAAGCCTCGGTCGCGGCTTCGGCCGGCTATTTTTTGGCTGGTTATGCGCATGCAAGCGTCATTCTTTTCTTCGTGCTCAGCGGCTTCTGGATCGCGCGCAGTATCGACAGACGGATCGGGGATTGGCATTGGTCAAGCTACCTGATCGACCGCCTTGCGCGATTGCTGGTCGTGCTAGTGCCGGCATTGGTGATCGGTGGAGCGCTCGACGCGGTGGGCCTCTACGCCCTCGAGTCATCGACCCATCTCGGCACGACCGAGACTTACGTGCTGCGCAAGGATGTCGTCGGCGCGCTCGAGTGGCATGTGCTGCTAGGCAACATTCTCTTCTTGCAGGGCATCGTGGTTGCGCCGTTCGGCACTAACGGACCACTTTGGAGCCTCGCTTATGAATTCTGGTTTTACATCTGGTTTCCGGCCATTGTCGTCAGTTGGAGGCAACGTCGCCCGTCAATCTTCTTAATTTTTATCAGTCTGGCCTGGATTACGCCATTCATGCTGATCGGCTTTGCTTGTTGGCTTTGTGGTGCTGCGCTTCATGGTATGACCAAAACGCATCTGACCGATTTTCCCCGATCACCGATTGGCCGCACCTGGCTGATCATTGCGAGCAGCATATTACCGGCAATACTTATCGTTGTGCGGGTTGTCGGACTGGAGGGCCTTGAACTGGCACTGGCGGGCGCATTCGCACTTTTTCTATATATATTGCTACGAGCGAATCCGCCAACGCCGCGCTGGTTGCGACCGTTCGCCGGTTATGGAGCAAAAGCCAGCTTTTCACTCTATGCCATGCACTTTCCAATCATGGCATTCGCCGCAGCGTTGTTAGTGGGCTCTGAGCGCTTACCACCAACGGCGGGCAACATCGCACTTGTTGGCGCTACGCTCGCACTTGCAGTTTTTGCCTGTGGTCTGTTTGCGACTCTCACCGAACGGCACACCGCGCGGGTACGCACCTTCTTCTACGCCAAGCTGTTGACCGTCCAGAAAGCGTGCGCGGGCCGTTTGGTATCCTAG
- a CDS encoding Tn3 family transposase produces IFWNTMKLGEVVNTRAASGTHIAPDLLAHVSPLGWEHINLTGEYRWPKSLA; encoded by the coding sequence TCATATTCTGGAACACCATGAAGCTCGGCGAGGTCGTCAATACCCGGGCCGCCAGCGGTACCCATATCGCGCCTGATCTACTCGCCCACGTCTCGCCGTTGGGATGGGAACACATCAATCTAACCGGGGAATATCGCTGGCCCAAATCCTTAGCGTAG
- a CDS encoding flagellar hook-basal body complex protein FliE, with amino-acid sequence MSSISINDVMALRNAVLDKNAALRNVASNPNSDTVSGATRGAAFDAAMNTALGKADSPNSVSGVSGAAGVSQSGLAEPGGFATTFQTQLQKINAINARAGALTVAYERGEETDIAKVMLARQESSIAFEATLQVRNKVLSAYKDIMSMPV; translated from the coding sequence ATGAGCAGCATCTCCATCAACGATGTCATGGCCTTGCGGAACGCCGTACTCGACAAGAACGCGGCGCTTCGGAATGTAGCGAGCAACCCGAATTCTGACACCGTTTCTGGGGCTACGAGAGGAGCGGCTTTTGACGCAGCGATGAACACCGCGCTGGGAAAGGCGGATAGCCCGAATTCCGTCTCAGGAGTGAGCGGAGCGGCGGGCGTGTCGCAATCAGGACTCGCGGAGCCAGGCGGCTTCGCCACCACTTTTCAGACGCAGCTTCAAAAAATTAACGCGATCAATGCGCGCGCTGGTGCTTTGACGGTCGCCTACGAACGAGGAGAGGAAACCGACATTGCGAAGGTCATGCTAGCGCGGCAGGAGTCCTCAATCGCCTTCGAGGCGACGTTACAAGTTCGCAATAAAGTGCTTTCGGCCTACAAGGACATCATGAGTATGCCGGTCTAG
- a CDS encoding IS66 family transposase encodes MSEAPVSPADATARIAALEASLARANAALAARDLLIDTLRGQIARLRRMQFGASSEKLGREIEQLELALEELETERDAPGPEMVDPGVAVRPVPVRSLPGHLPREEVVHEPASGACTCPDCGGALRALGLDTHEMLDIVPVRWRVVRNVRPKYSCRVCEKIVQAPAPVSAVARGKATFATLAHVVVSKFDHHLPLYRQAEMMAAQGIDIDRSTLASWTGQAAALLDPIVSRIRDEVLKADKIHADDTPVPVLDPGRGKTATGRLWVYAADDQASGSTAPRATWYRFTPDRTAAHPLSHLAGFRNFLQADAYAGYDGLYRGGVTEVACWAHFRRKVFDLHERSPTPLTTDILERIGTLYAVEAEVRGQPPDVRWRARQEKSRPLVDALREVLDASLRRLSSRSDMARAIAYGTKRWLALSRFLGDGRLEIDNNIAERALRGVAVGRRNWLFAGSRAGGERAAAIYTIIQTCKANGVDPPAYIADVIAKVAGDWPASRWDELMPWNWSPEPARLAA; translated from the coding sequence GTGTCGGAAGCGCCTGTTTCCCCTGCTGATGCGACCGCGCGGATCGCCGCGCTGGAGGCTTCGCTCGCCCGGGCCAATGCCGCGCTTGCCGCCCGCGACCTGCTCATCGATACGCTGCGCGGACAGATCGCGCGGCTGCGGCGAATGCAGTTCGGCGCGTCGTCCGAAAAGCTGGGGCGCGAGATTGAGCAACTCGAACTGGCGCTGGAGGAACTCGAGACCGAGCGCGATGCGCCTGGGCCTGAGATGGTTGACCCTGGCGTGGCGGTTCGGCCGGTGCCCGTCCGCAGTCTGCCCGGACATCTGCCGCGCGAGGAGGTCGTCCACGAGCCGGCGTCGGGTGCCTGCACCTGCCCGGACTGTGGCGGTGCGTTGCGCGCGCTCGGCTTGGACACACACGAGATGCTCGACATTGTGCCGGTGCGCTGGCGCGTCGTGCGCAACGTCCGCCCCAAATACAGTTGCCGGGTATGCGAGAAGATTGTCCAGGCACCCGCACCGGTGAGCGCTGTGGCCAGAGGCAAGGCGACCTTCGCGACGCTGGCGCACGTCGTCGTCTCCAAGTTCGACCACCATCTGCCGCTCTACCGCCAGGCCGAAATGATGGCAGCGCAAGGTATCGACATCGACCGCTCGACATTGGCGAGCTGGACCGGACAGGCCGCAGCACTTCTCGACCCCATCGTCAGCCGCATCCGCGACGAGGTGCTCAAGGCCGACAAGATCCATGCCGACGACACGCCGGTGCCGGTGCTCGACCCCGGCCGGGGCAAGACCGCGACTGGCCGGTTATGGGTGTACGCGGCCGACGACCAGGCATCCGGCAGCACGGCGCCGCGCGCGACCTGGTATCGCTTCACGCCAGACCGCACCGCCGCGCACCCGCTGTCTCATCTCGCCGGCTTCCGCAACTTCCTGCAGGCGGATGCCTATGCCGGTTATGACGGACTGTATCGGGGTGGCGTCACCGAGGTGGCATGCTGGGCACATTTCCGGCGCAAGGTCTTCGACCTGCACGAACGGTCGCCTACACCGCTGACCACCGATATCCTCGAGCGGATCGGCACGCTTTACGCTGTCGAGGCCGAGGTCCGTGGCCAACCACCCGACGTGCGATGGCGAGCCCGACAGGAGAAAAGTCGACCGCTGGTCGACGCCTTGCGCGAGGTGCTCGACGCCAGCTTGCGCCGCCTGTCGTCGAGGTCCGACATGGCAAGGGCCATCGCCTATGGCACGAAACGCTGGCTAGCGCTGTCGCGCTTCCTGGGTGATGGTCGCCTGGAGATCGACAACAATATCGCGGAGCGTGCGCTGCGCGGTGTCGCGGTCGGACGCCGCAACTGGCTGTTCGCCGGTTCGCGCGCAGGCGGCGAGCGGGCCGCGGCCATCTACACCATCATCCAGACGTGCAAGGCGAACGGCGTCGACCCACCGGCGTATATCGCCGATGTCATCGCCAAGGTGGCCGGTGACTGGCCAGCCAGCCGCTGGGACGAACTCATGCCGTGGAACTGGTCCCCCGAACCTGCCAGACTGGCGGCATGA
- a CDS encoding plasmid pRiA4b ORF-3 family protein — MSVETIARLHIILNDIEPAIWRRVDVPATASLKMLHDIVQAAMGWEDYHLWHFEAADRRYGIPDPMWPESGMTAAKNVKLATLINRGVREFVYTYDMGDDWRHTITVETVGPGEPDVKYPCFVDGERRCPPEDVGGLPGFEMFLDAMADPGHEEHDRLREWYGGPYNADDIDERFTRRAVAAIAIRRHAGKLAYQKSRTQ; from the coding sequence ATGAGCGTCGAGACCATCGCCCGCCTGCATATCATCCTCAACGACATCGAACCCGCCATCTGGCGCCGGGTCGACGTGCCGGCCACCGCCAGCCTCAAGATGCTCCACGACATCGTCCAGGCTGCGATGGGTTGGGAGGACTATCATCTGTGGCATTTCGAGGCCGCCGATCGGCGCTACGGCATCCCCGACCCAATGTGGCCGGAGAGCGGCATGACCGCTGCAAAGAACGTGAAGCTCGCGACGCTCATCAACCGGGGCGTGCGGGAGTTCGTCTATACCTACGACATGGGCGACGACTGGCGGCACACCATCACCGTCGAGACGGTCGGCCCCGGCGAACCCGACGTCAAATATCCGTGCTTCGTCGACGGGGAACGGCGCTGCCCGCCCGAAGATGTCGGCGGCTTGCCCGGGTTCGAGATGTTCCTCGATGCCATGGCCGACCCCGGCCACGAAGAACACGACCGCTTACGTGAATGGTATGGCGGCCCCTACAACGCCGACGACATCGACGAACGCTTCACCCGCCGCGCCGTCGCCGCCATCGCCATCCGCCGCCACGCCGGCAAACTCGCCTACCAAAAGAGCCGCACTCAATAG
- a CDS encoding DUF6118 family protein: MTDEDDSQGADAAEAFEAMRGELALLRRAVEGLAAERGGQDIPDYSETLGRMQQGVDTAGENIARIGQFLKAAPALAMTPEQMAQRIAAAGNAARREDQAALAKAGEDKARVMAELRAIAGSAWTRADQRNRQLWFALGGAVAGILAWAIVPGLVAREIAPASWQWPERMAARTLDLPRWEAGQRMMQSASPAAFRAIVGADKIVTANRETIDRCRKAAGKADEAVRCTIRIAP; encoded by the coding sequence GTGACGGACGAGGACGATAGCCAAGGAGCCGACGCAGCCGAGGCGTTCGAGGCGATGCGCGGCGAGCTTGCGCTGTTGCGCCGCGCCGTGGAGGGCTTGGCGGCCGAGCGCGGCGGACAAGACATACCCGATTATTCCGAGACGCTGGGGCGGATGCAGCAGGGCGTGGACACGGCGGGCGAGAACATCGCGCGCATCGGCCAGTTTCTGAAGGCCGCCCCGGCGCTGGCGATGACGCCCGAGCAAATGGCGCAGCGGATCGCGGCGGCGGGCAACGCCGCCCGGCGCGAGGACCAGGCCGCGCTCGCCAAGGCGGGCGAGGACAAGGCCCGCGTCATGGCCGAGCTTCGCGCCATCGCCGGGTCCGCATGGACACGCGCCGACCAGAGGAACCGGCAACTATGGTTCGCCCTGGGCGGGGCGGTGGCCGGCATCCTTGCATGGGCGATCGTGCCGGGCCTCGTCGCGCGCGAGATCGCGCCGGCGAGCTGGCAATGGCCCGAGCGCATGGCGGCGCGGACGCTCGACCTTCCCCGTTGGGAAGCGGGGCAGCGGATGATGCAGAGCGCCAGCCCGGCCGCGTTCCGCGCGATCGTCGGGGCCGACAAGATCGTGACGGCCAACCGCGAGACGATCGACCGATGCAGAAAAGCGGCAGGCAAAGCAGACGAGGCGGTACGATGCACGATTAGGATCGCCCCATAG
- a CDS encoding GTPase has translation MLRIAGTTRDRIEAPVERGGLAWVFTDTAGRTDTSDPIEAIGVERARESMAAADLVLWLGDDPPPASGMIAVHARADDPDRTHVPKTFTRQSLPAIR, from the coding sequence GTGCTGCGAATTGCCGGCACGACGCGCGATCGGATCGAGGCGCCGGTCGAGCGGGGCGGGCTGGCATGGGTCTTCACAGACACCGCGGGGCGCACCGACACGAGCGATCCGATTGAAGCCATCGGGGTGGAGCGTGCGCGCGAGAGCATGGCAGCCGCCGACCTGGTGCTATGGCTGGGGGATGATCCGCCCCCAGCTTCCGGCATGATCGCCGTCCATGCACGGGCGGACGACCCGGACCGCACGCACGTGCCAAAAACGTTCACGCGACAGTCTCTGCCGGCAATCCGTTAG
- a CDS encoding DUF4396 domain-containing protein — protein MTMPSPAPWLDAVLIGWFVLTAISVAYVAWDAFTRNPELRVMKWGWLLVTLYGGPIMAAAYVLSCQEPANERHEDFVRPLWKQAFGSAIHCMAGDATGVIAAAAITTALGLPMWQDVIAEYVFGFAFGLLIFQALFMRDMAGGSYWGALRMSFIPEWLSMNAVMAGMIPTMVVLMSRDMAAMHANSLRFWGVMSLATLVGFAVAYPINLWLVGVRLKHGMGTVRVLGHGGHEVAADRQSATPMPDMKHDAMAGMSGMGTGPRVTGPQIVAMTALTLLMLGAGIIVATLFGRWAM, from the coding sequence ATGACGATGCCTTCCCCGGCCCCCTGGCTCGACGCCGTGTTGATCGGATGGTTCGTGCTGACCGCGATATCGGTCGCTTACGTCGCGTGGGATGCCTTCACCCGCAACCCCGAGTTGCGGGTGATGAAATGGGGGTGGCTGCTGGTCACGCTCTACGGCGGCCCGATCATGGCCGCGGCCTATGTCCTGTCCTGCCAGGAACCGGCGAACGAGCGGCACGAGGACTTCGTTCGGCCGCTCTGGAAGCAGGCGTTCGGGTCGGCCATTCATTGCATGGCGGGTGACGCGACCGGCGTCATCGCCGCGGCCGCGATCACCACGGCACTCGGCCTGCCGATGTGGCAGGACGTGATTGCGGAATATGTGTTCGGCTTCGCGTTCGGGCTGCTGATTTTCCAGGCGCTGTTCATGCGCGACATGGCGGGCGGTTCCTATTGGGGGGCGCTTCGCATGTCGTTCATCCCCGAATGGCTTTCGATGAATGCCGTTATGGCCGGCATGATCCCGACGATGGTGGTGTTGATGAGCCGGGACATGGCTGCGATGCACGCCAACTCGCTTCGCTTTTGGGGCGTCATGTCGCTTGCGACGCTTGTCGGCTTCGCCGTTGCCTACCCTATCAACCTTTGGCTTGTCGGCGTCCGGTTGAAGCACGGCATGGGCACGGTGCGCGTACTCGGGCATGGCGGGCACGAGGTCGCCGCGGACCGGCAATCGGCTACGCCGATGCCGGACATGAAGCACGATGCGATGGCAGGGATGAGCGGCATGGGGACGGGCCCGCGCGTGACCGGACCGCAGATCGTCGCGATGACGGCGCTGACGCTCCTAATGCTTGGCGCGGGCATCATAGTTGCAACGCTGTTCGGCCGATGGGCGATGTAG